Proteins found in one Paenibacillus sp. FSL R10-2782 genomic segment:
- a CDS encoding iron chelate uptake ABC transporter family permease subunit, whose amino-acid sequence MNPKFKIGILAAAALLLIAAFVFIDLPHTWHYALPRRLKKIAAFILTGGSIAFATVIFQTITNNRILTPGIIGLDSLYMLIQTTIVFAFGSVPFISTSRELNFLLSVGLMVLFAGLLYKLIFRKDGRGIYVLLLVGLVFGTLFNSLSTFMEVLIDPNEYAKIQDKSFASFSNVNTELLWLSVVILVLVFAYAWRFIKYLDVLSLGREHAINLGLPYGFIIKRLLVIVAILISISTALVGPITFLGLIVANVAYQVMKTYQHRYLIPASICVSVIALAGCQLLAERVFDLSTTVSVIINFIGGVYFLYLLLRENKSW is encoded by the coding sequence ATGAATCCTAAATTTAAAATTGGCATATTAGCCGCTGCCGCGCTTCTGTTGATTGCTGCTTTCGTGTTTATAGATCTTCCGCATACCTGGCACTACGCGTTGCCACGAAGATTGAAAAAGATCGCAGCCTTCATCCTGACAGGTGGCTCGATTGCTTTTGCAACGGTTATTTTCCAGACGATTACGAACAACCGGATTTTGACCCCGGGCATTATCGGACTGGATTCACTGTATATGCTGATTCAGACAACCATTGTGTTTGCATTTGGCTCCGTACCGTTCATTTCGACCAGCAGAGAGCTGAATTTCTTATTATCTGTGGGACTGATGGTGCTGTTCGCGGGTTTATTGTACAAATTAATTTTTCGTAAGGACGGACGCGGGATTTATGTTCTTCTGCTGGTCGGTCTGGTGTTCGGCACGCTGTTCAACAGTTTATCTACCTTTATGGAAGTGCTGATTGATCCGAACGAATATGCCAAAATTCAGGACAAAAGTTTTGCCAGCTTTAGCAATGTGAACACCGAGCTGCTGTGGCTGTCCGTCGTGATTCTAGTGCTCGTATTCGCTTATGCGTGGAGGTTCATCAAGTATCTGGATGTGCTGTCGCTCGGACGGGAACATGCCATTAATTTAGGACTCCCTTACGGTTTTATTATCAAAAGGTTGCTGGTGATCGTGGCGATTCTCATCTCCATTTCCACGGCGCTCGTCGGGCCGATTACTTTTCTCGGGTTGATTGTGGCAAATGTGGCCTATCAGGTGATGAAAACCTATCAGCATCGTTATCTTATTCCGGCTTCTATCTGTGTCAGTGTCATTGCCCTGGCAGGCTGCCAACTGCTGGCAGAGCGAGTATTTGACTTATCGACAACGGTCAGCGTCATTATTAACTTTATCGGGGGGGTGTACTTCCTGTACCTTTTGCTGCGGGAGAATAAATCATGGTAG
- a CDS encoding ABC transporter permease, with product MKLRYLILAFLVLAFASVFIGVHDVTPLDLFHLTDDQAQVLLISRLPRLISIIIAGASMSICGLIMQQLTRNRFVSPTTAGTMDAARLGVLMAIMVFGAAGFWTKMLTAFGFALAGTLIFMKILDKIRFKDPVFIPLVGLMFGGILNSVTTFFAYKYNLIQSISSWMQGDFSLVMSGRYEMLYLSVPLVALAYIYANRFTIAGMGEDFAANLGVHYKRTVNVGLVIVALVSSVVILTVGTIPFLGLVVPNLVSMYMGDNLKKSLAHTATLGAVFVLFCDILGRVIIYPYEISVGLTVGVIGSALFLYLLLRRRAYES from the coding sequence ATGAAATTGCGTTATTTAATACTGGCTTTTCTGGTACTGGCCTTCGCCTCGGTTTTTATCGGTGTTCATGATGTAACTCCACTTGATTTGTTCCACTTAACCGACGATCAGGCGCAGGTACTCCTGATTAGCAGACTCCCCCGTTTGATCAGCATCATCATCGCAGGAGCGAGTATGAGTATCTGTGGGCTTATTATGCAGCAGCTTACCCGGAACCGATTTGTATCGCCCACCACCGCAGGGACGATGGACGCGGCACGATTAGGTGTGCTGATGGCCATTATGGTGTTTGGAGCGGCTGGATTTTGGACGAAGATGCTGACCGCTTTCGGGTTTGCTCTGGCGGGGACACTAATTTTCATGAAAATACTGGACAAAATCCGGTTCAAGGACCCGGTATTTATCCCGCTGGTCGGTTTGATGTTCGGGGGCATTTTGAATTCGGTGACAACCTTTTTCGCCTATAAATACAATCTGATCCAGAGCATTTCCAGTTGGATGCAGGGTGATTTTTCACTGGTGATGAGTGGTCGCTATGAGATGCTGTATCTTAGTGTTCCTTTGGTTGCATTGGCATACATATATGCGAATCGTTTCACAATTGCAGGCATGGGCGAGGATTTTGCGGCAAATTTGGGCGTACATTACAAGCGCACCGTCAATGTCGGTCTGGTGATCGTGGCTTTGGTTTCCTCCGTAGTCATATTGACCGTGGGAACGATCCCTTTCCTGGGGCTGGTTGTACCGAATCTGGTTAGCATGTATATGGGCGATAATCTAAAAAAAAGTTTGGCCCACACCGCGACCTTGGGCGCCGTCTTTGTGCTGTTTTGCGATATTTTGGGACGGGTCATCATTTATCCGTATGAAATATCTGTAGGGCTTACGGTTGGTGTGATCGGGAGCGCGTTGTTCTTGTATTTGCTGTTGAGGAGAAGGGCCTATGAATCCTAA
- a CDS encoding response regulator transcription factor, whose protein sequence is MNHILIVEDDIALSNGIVLALKEPNNVFVQTYNLATAKEQLASATFDLMILDLNLPDGNGLDFLTDIWRTTTLPIIILTAHDMETDIVTGLELGADDYITKPFSLMVLRARVGVQLKKIKRDLAESFQIDAFSFSFEKMEFVKNGTPVELSKTEQKLLRLLIVNRGNTVTRDHLVDSIWTDGAEYVSENALSVTIKRLRDKLEDIPSSPQYIKTVYGIGYTWAVK, encoded by the coding sequence ATGAATCACATATTAATCGTTGAGGATGATATAGCTTTAAGTAATGGTATTGTTCTGGCTCTTAAAGAACCTAACAACGTATTTGTGCAAACATATAATCTTGCTACTGCAAAGGAACAATTGGCAAGTGCTACTTTTGACCTAATGATTCTTGATCTAAATTTGCCAGATGGAAACGGACTAGACTTTTTAACTGATATTTGGAGAACAACAACTTTACCAATCATCATTCTGACTGCACATGATATGGAAACGGATATTGTAACAGGTCTCGAGTTGGGTGCCGACGACTATATCACCAAACCTTTCAGTCTGATGGTATTAAGAGCTAGAGTGGGCGTTCAGTTAAAGAAAATCAAGCGTGATCTTGCAGAATCCTTTCAAATAGATGCCTTTTCCTTTTCCTTTGAAAAGATGGAATTTGTGAAAAATGGTACACCTGTGGAGCTAAGTAAAACCGAGCAGAAATTACTCCGCCTCTTAATTGTTAATCGAGGGAATACCGTTACCCGCGATCATTTGGTAGACAGCATCTGGACAGACGGTGCTGAGTATGTAAGCGAAAATGCCTTGTCAGTCACCATAAAAAGGCTACGTGACAAGCTAGAGGATATCCCCTCCTCACCCCAGTACATTAAGACCGTGTATGGGATTGGTTACACATGGGCGGTGAAATGA
- a CDS encoding HAMP domain-containing sensor histidine kinase, whose translation MTTLNYVCFGIAMTALVVAGVVILLYRRNVHKTIKTIDHMIEAAISGEFSERVFDESALSAVEAKLAQFLSICSVSSKNLLAEKNKINELISDISHQTKTPVANILLYSQLLSEHDLPEDSSSCLKALCIQAEKLNFLIHALVKISRLETGIIKVSPRQEPVQKLLDVALEQIMPNSEAKEITIAMKGTAIQASFDLKWTVEAIYNILDNAVKYTETGGSIVIKVIAYDLFCRIDITDSGIGIAEEEHSKIFKRFYRSQTVNSKEGVGIGLFLSREIIAAEGGYIKLQSSPGNGSTFSIFLPIDK comes from the coding sequence TTGACTACCCTGAATTATGTATGTTTTGGAATTGCTATGACTGCTCTTGTCGTTGCTGGGGTTGTCATTCTTCTATATCGTAGAAACGTACATAAAACAATAAAAACTATTGATCATATGATTGAAGCTGCTATTAGTGGCGAGTTTTCGGAACGTGTTTTTGACGAATCTGCTTTATCAGCAGTAGAGGCTAAACTTGCGCAATTCCTTTCTATTTGCTCTGTTTCCTCGAAGAATTTGTTAGCAGAAAAAAATAAAATAAACGAGCTCATTTCTGACATCTCACATCAAACGAAAACACCTGTTGCTAATATCCTCCTATACTCACAACTGCTTAGTGAACATGATTTGCCGGAAGATAGCTCCTCTTGTTTAAAAGCTCTGTGTATACAAGCTGAAAAACTGAATTTCCTTATCCATGCGTTGGTGAAAATATCCCGGCTCGAAACGGGAATTATTAAGGTATCACCAAGGCAGGAGCCTGTTCAAAAGCTGTTGGATGTTGCATTAGAGCAAATTATGCCGAATTCAGAAGCTAAAGAGATCACGATTGCTATGAAGGGTACAGCAATTCAGGCTTCCTTTGATTTAAAATGGACGGTTGAGGCAATCTATAATATTTTGGACAATGCCGTCAAATATACAGAGACTGGCGGGAGCATTGTCATAAAAGTGATTGCGTATGACTTATTTTGCCGCATTGATATTACCGATAGTGGAATAGGGATTGCAGAAGAGGAACACAGTAAGATTTTTAAGCGTTTCTATCGCTCACAAACTGTGAACTCAAAGGAGGGGGTTGGTATTGGCCTGTTTTTGTCGAGAGAAATCATTGCGGCTGAAGGAGGATATATCAAGCTACAATCGAGTCCAGGTAACGGGTCCACCTTCTCCATTTTTCTCCCTATAGACAAATAA
- a CDS encoding ABC transporter ATP-binding protein — protein sequence MTLLKTQDLKKHYSNGDTTVHALDGVNLEINHGEFIAIVGTSGSGKSTLLHMLGGLDRPTSGNVTIDGKDIFSLKDEELTIFRRRKIGFVFQNYNLVPVLNVYENIVLPIQLDGKEPHQAHVDKIVNTLGLNHKLNNLPSNLSGGQQQRVAIARALAAKPAIILADEPTGNLDSKTSLDVMGLIKVSSQQFHQTIVMITHNEEIAQTADRVIRIEDGKITGGDSK from the coding sequence ATGACTCTATTAAAAACTCAAGATTTAAAAAAACATTACAGCAACGGAGATACGACTGTTCATGCACTGGATGGGGTGAACCTGGAGATAAATCATGGAGAATTTATCGCAATCGTTGGTACATCCGGTAGTGGCAAGTCTACCTTGCTGCATATGCTAGGTGGACTGGATCGGCCGACAAGCGGAAATGTCACGATTGATGGTAAGGATATCTTCTCTCTCAAAGATGAAGAATTGACCATTTTTCGCAGACGAAAGATTGGCTTCGTGTTTCAAAACTACAATTTGGTACCCGTCCTAAATGTCTATGAGAATATTGTACTACCGATTCAATTGGACGGCAAAGAACCACACCAAGCCCATGTAGATAAAATTGTAAACACTTTGGGACTTAACCATAAACTAAACAATTTGCCGAGTAATCTATCGGGCGGACAACAGCAACGTGTAGCTATTGCAAGGGCGCTGGCAGCAAAACCTGCTATTATTCTGGCAGATGAGCCCACTGGAAATTTGGATAGCAAAACAAGTTTGGATGTGATGGGACTTATCAAAGTATCCAGTCAGCAGTTCCATCAAACGATCGTAATGATTACCCATAATGAAGAAATTGCACAAACAGCGGATCGGGTCATTCGTATTGAAGATGGTAAAATTACCGGCGGTGACAGCAAATGA
- a CDS encoding ABC transporter permease: MIKLNNKKIIRNLSDKSLKMNKNRNIIAIGAIVLTALLFTTLVTMGLGAVESLQRATMRQAGGGGQAVLKYINDEEFNHVKNHPLIKEIAYNRLLSDKVTNQELLKRHTEFWFYDDIGMKLGFIELKEGHKPMTENEVIADSKTLQLMGVPLKIGAPITLKLEIRGKELQRGFVLSGWWKSDPVFNVGQILASKAYIDAYAQELQSTYKKDYSQTGLISAYLMFDNSFNLQGKLNKVITESGYSLDKNAPNYIASNVNWSYLSTNFSMDIGTIIALASGLVLIIFTGYLIIYNIFQISVIQDIRFYGLLKTIGTSGRQIRRIIRRQALILSVIGIPIGLIGGFFVGKSLLPFIINITNYADSGITVSPNPWIFIGSALFTLVTVFISTFKPVRVASSVSPIEAVRYTDGNTKDKSKLIKSTKGAKIHLMARSNLGRNKKRTFLVVISLSLSLVLLNTAFTLSQSIDMDKFLSKFNDTDFLIAHAEYFQEDFTGFETKLTESFIKAVQAQPGFEEGGRLYGDPKMFTIENIKGATKSDDNTDARGNFISEVYGLEDLPLHQLQLVDGELDKEKLDSRKYILEGVVLDDNSSPMMEYANYQVGDKVTFHSYVGSANTSLDKINTTHEFIVLGHVGIKSTNSDRNSNYNFYLPAGVYRSLTKHPTLMSYAFNVSSNHEETIQSFLKKYTETTEPMMNYQSKITSKNALAGMQTTVMMIGGTLSLIIGLIGLLNFINAILTSILTRRKEFAMLQSIGMTKKQLRGMLIYEGLYYVLGTSIFSILLGILFSISIVKPFSSLLWLLSYHFMIWPLLVLLPVLLVLGVGIPLILYSLNNKQSIVERLRESE, translated from the coding sequence ATGATCAAATTAAATAACAAAAAAATTATCCGTAATTTATCAGACAAGAGCCTGAAAATGAATAAAAACCGAAACATTATCGCCATTGGTGCCATAGTCCTAACTGCCTTGTTGTTTACAACATTGGTTACGATGGGGCTTGGCGCAGTAGAAAGTCTTCAACGAGCAACCATGCGTCAGGCTGGTGGAGGTGGTCAGGCTGTACTCAAATATATCAATGATGAGGAGTTTAATCATGTTAAGAATCATCCGTTGATCAAGGAGATAGCCTATAATCGCTTGTTAAGCGATAAGGTTACAAATCAAGAATTATTAAAACGTCATACGGAGTTCTGGTTTTATGATGATATAGGGATGAAACTTGGCTTTATTGAACTTAAAGAAGGTCACAAGCCTATGACTGAAAATGAAGTAATCGCTGATTCCAAAACGCTGCAATTAATGGGCGTCCCCTTAAAAATAGGCGCACCCATAACACTAAAGCTTGAAATTCGTGGCAAAGAACTACAACGTGGATTTGTCCTATCTGGCTGGTGGAAAAGTGATCCTGTGTTTAACGTAGGGCAAATATTGGCCTCCAAAGCTTATATAGATGCCTATGCCCAAGAATTACAAAGCACCTATAAAAAAGATTATAGTCAGACAGGACTGATCAGTGCATACCTCATGTTTGATAACAGCTTTAATTTGCAAGGAAAACTCAACAAAGTTATTACGGAAAGCGGGTATTCCCTTGACAAAAATGCACCGAACTATATTGCAAGTAATGTGAACTGGTCGTACCTTTCGACGAATTTTAGTATGGATATAGGAACTATTATTGCACTTGCTTCCGGTCTGGTCCTGATCATATTTACTGGATATTTAATCATTTACAACATTTTTCAAATCTCAGTAATACAAGATATCCGATTTTATGGACTCTTAAAAACAATAGGTACAAGTGGAAGACAAATCCGACGTATCATTCGCAGACAAGCATTAATTCTTTCCGTGATAGGGATTCCTATTGGGCTAATTGGAGGCTTCTTTGTTGGTAAATCGCTTTTGCCCTTTATTATTAATATCACTAATTATGCTGACTCGGGCATTACAGTATCGCCTAACCCATGGATTTTTATAGGATCGGCCCTATTTACACTTGTGACCGTGTTTATAAGCACCTTCAAACCCGTCAGAGTTGCATCCTCTGTATCGCCCATTGAAGCTGTAAGATATACGGATGGTAACACCAAGGATAAGAGCAAGCTAATAAAATCAACCAAAGGTGCAAAAATACACCTTATGGCTCGTTCCAATTTGGGCCGCAATAAAAAGCGTACGTTCTTGGTAGTTATTAGTCTTTCCTTGAGTCTGGTGTTACTAAACACAGCCTTCACCCTCTCCCAAAGTATAGACATGGACAAGTTTTTGTCCAAATTTAACGATACTGATTTTCTAATTGCTCATGCTGAATATTTTCAAGAGGATTTTACTGGTTTTGAAACCAAACTTACAGAGAGCTTCATTAAGGCTGTACAGGCTCAGCCCGGTTTTGAAGAGGGTGGCCGCTTATATGGTGATCCAAAGATGTTCACTATTGAAAATATAAAAGGCGCCACAAAAAGTGACGATAATACAGATGCTCGCGGTAACTTCATTTCAGAAGTGTACGGACTAGAAGATTTACCGCTGCACCAATTGCAATTGGTTGATGGTGAACTTGATAAGGAAAAACTGGATTCTCGTAAGTACATCCTAGAAGGAGTCGTACTAGACGATAATAGCAGCCCAATGATGGAATACGCCAACTATCAAGTAGGTGACAAAGTGACTTTCCATAGTTATGTGGGTTCAGCAAATACGTCACTGGATAAAATAAATACAACACATGAATTTATAGTGCTTGGTCATGTAGGTATCAAATCTACCAATTCTGATCGAAACTCAAACTATAACTTCTATCTCCCGGCGGGAGTATATAGGTCGCTTACGAAACACCCCACTTTAATGAGCTATGCATTTAATGTGTCTTCGAATCATGAAGAAACCATACAAAGCTTTTTGAAAAAGTATACCGAAACTACAGAACCAATGATGAACTATCAGTCCAAAATTACATCAAAAAACGCGTTAGCAGGTATGCAAACTACTGTTATGATGATTGGCGGCACACTCAGCTTGATTATAGGCTTAATTGGGCTCCTTAACTTTATAAATGCGATTCTAACCAGCATACTAACTCGTCGCAAAGAATTTGCTATGCTTCAGAGCATAGGCATGACTAAAAAGCAACTCCGAGGAATGCTAATCTACGAAGGATTGTATTATGTACTCGGCACAAGCATATTCTCCATATTATTAGGAATCCTATTTTCCATTTCGATTGTAAAACCCTTCAGTAGTCTATTATGGCTGTTAAGCTATCACTTTATGATATGGCCACTTTTAGTCTTATTACCTGTTCTGCTTGTTCTTGGAGTAGGTATTCCTCTAATTCTCTATTCTTTAAATAATAAGCAGAGCATCGTGGAACGACTTCGAGAGTCAGAGTAA